The Centroberyx gerrardi isolate f3 chromosome 12, fCenGer3.hap1.cur.20231027, whole genome shotgun sequence genome has a window encoding:
- the setd2 gene encoding histone-lysine N-methyltransferase SETD2 isoform X1, whose protein sequence is MGDPCDLKHLVKEEGSGTSVKVEGLSKAALIKSLSPRVMLSSRLLPKGTKMKVNLEEQGRQKVSFSFSQTKKPLQSLFFVPPSPDKSLAEPPSALPLATSVPQDKVGQNTESIIEQIQSPMVPTSIAETVSPQTPVSPAPKPKTDLAKMHFKKQILSVSVTEEKPTSSIVPQEPHSSELQVLMKSSSKSGTEFPTPQPQNIISDCPSENAHTEASETRVTPSLKKPTESSGKDGESSSSNEQDNKVYKRKTRSQSDSAPPGSESDGDSVQMSSSHKSVESKSKTKPDSRSKEVKKSSSGSNVEEKEKSSSKRSENRERSSSYSKSDRDSRHTSSRSSRSDKDRRRSKSRSRSRSRGSRTSSSHSRSDRSRGERGSRSDRSYYHDSDRRSHRSSPRRERRGSRSRTDRTRDSSDSEDDHRKNRTRTSDSSRSSTHSSSQKDSKSSSYLKSEKDSKSVDSPHSSEMDKRTQSSKSERASKRTSDSDSQRKCSPELESNYRKSSTHHKSETNVKSTYSSLHTHSQTYERRRQKSSSSDSEVDHKGKSQASDRSSGSEETCKTSQKKSSKPDSKQVTPSKSSVKTSGIDRQSKDIFHSPNKIPTHLSPTESHSQNEKEKSDSQLDGTCQRKEQGNKDVKEMVSSLDKNLQEASPKRIKETKSSTEIENMNASPITSQNIYGGSLQHVNAAPGTLAIVKDSLCSNNLPNVDSNAAILHLCRSNDSIISSQDNNVVQCSLGPKSLLATADLPVTDHVQQNTMPENTQLNKYVTINMQSCTSIALKSDSLHLESENQLTHTSGQQNTDSVKKSSSNTKKSRWDIVGQDTSDSDNSQKVLCAETKPTVKKVISVKKIEFSKEVSQQDSSGIKDDIRREAEIHSKTVKQAETTKQEISSDSISMKGACKDQSEPSQAGTSADHSDFKPTVNQNTNIGEPLHINDTSQVDIVIEMQSWNGDGHEEKSKDSAHKIKPVKRKLLNQDGSGGQSEASDSDDSEYDSDCGEAIKRLHSVVVVPKNSSLTLDTQDTGASSSSQMNSSEPQHANKAADLNISEVPHQRQESASTACGETSGACANVNASPHDSMLCQSQSNMIDSTSQSEGSSSINAQPYKTPYNSAHERPKISATVNQIPPHSLENSRQSEQGHKQNYVSVRDGRMHPHYQHDDFSGADNINNKNGFSLGWDFSQPEQPSSTYQQPDSSHGPQLLNPKQTGISPPGQEYRQSNASWNHQPTIMQTSRPPYLHVLEHFQDAAGEVHPDSLTNDHEEDSGDKALSLSETAVECNGPLGSSSFVQGHEISSNSRGSANEGSAIPDPPREDNLRPHRGRGPPKKRRPEIESDSDNEAEPGPAVKRERQGETDVSKETPVKAEVSRPLLTLQDFQDSNKWREMSKIKKMPPYFDLIEENLYLTERKKSKSHRDIKRMQCECSMLSREERSRGVLACGEDCLNRLLMIECSSRCLNGVYCSNRRFQMKQHADFEVILTEDKGWGLRAAKDLSSNTFVLEYCGEVLDHKEFKTRVKEYARNKNIHYYFMSLKNNEIIDATLKGNCSRFMNHSCEPNCETQKWTVNGQLRVGFFTTKAVTSGTELTFDYQFQRYGKEAQKCFCGAPSCRGFLGGENRVSVRAAGGKMKKDRSRKKDTVSALTTVDEELEALLENGEGLYDEKEVVSLCRLMVRVETMEQKLICLKLIQDTQNPSCLKQFLDHHGLSLLWIFMVELSEAKGNSANNIKLQFAIMKTLAVLPISTKNMLEESRVLTFIQRWAQTHALPQPAEMDDYSSENTSRAQTPLNTPDGSSTKLGPELDSDTPKRAVYRRLKIISENSLDSALSDASKASDGKEDEEEEDEEEEDESSRAGLPDGKQVKADQVDEAANPAKEPTEESVKELTVEKQEEAETTPSIELQPQTQEVKDKMEELEIEKKDVDMKEDVSEALQDATEGPKETCDEQKESGEEQTSQAVEEEKKVEVEGEQPTIKIQEPESESTQMEVTDAPSEPPAEHMEIQAETKEAEKAPGSEEQPGESTTDVPPSSETPEASIASESTVAPMEPSVVGTPSQDEEEGVSDVESERSQEPQLSAVDIGGMAARLLESWKDLKEVYRIPKKSQVEKEANDRSRDRDAALTPRTPSGSREREREREKERERERDRDRDRDRDRDRDYDRDRDRDRDWDRDRDRERDRERDRDRDRDRDRDRDRDRASDKTPRSTERRRRRSTSPPPSSYERSSRRTEERFDPSNSNKTPRVVGGKERNKLSTEERRKLFEQEVAQREAQKQQQLQQQQQQLQTMAYDPSLAYASSPGFITYPPGYPIQTFVDPTNPNAGKVLLPTPSVEPMVATLNYEQTPPQPLISELGLTSPSSTSQAPPVSSLSQHITTNPLELAPGAPQQYAQPTVAAQDAGVAVLSVPAQTAPQVQGQQSYTTLWDPTTQQAVTVQTQPAQQYAAAPAQAQTQTAIYYQGQPCQTIYSIPTAYPQANTPVIQAYTEPTASYLHGQPVYTGHQQGVVVQQGGTVTTIVTSQTVQQEMIVPNNVIDLPPPSPPKPKTIVLPPSWKVARDPEGKIYYYHIVTRQTQWDPPTWEGSSDNASVDHDSEMDLGTPTYDENPSKFSTKTAEADTSSELAKKSKETFRKEMSQFIVQCLNPYRKPDCKLGRISNTDDFKHLARKLTHGVMNKELKACKNPEDLECNENVKHKTKEYIKKYMQRFGSVYRPKEDTELD, encoded by the exons ATGGGGGACCCTTGTGACCTAAAGCACCTCGTAAA agaggaggggagtggtACCTCG GTGAAGGTGGAGGGCCTCTCCAAGGCAGCTCTTATCAAAAGCCTTTCTCCCAGAGTCATGCTGTCCAGCCGTCTCTTGCCTAAAGGGACCAAGATGAAGGTGAACCTCGAGGAGCAGGGTCGTCAGAAAGTGTCCTTCAGCTTCTCGCAGACAAAGAAGCCACTGCAGAGCCTGTTCTTCGTCCCTCCCAGCCCTGACAAGTCTCTAGCTGAACCTCCTTCTGCCTTGCCACTGGCAACCTCAGTCCCTCAAGACAAAGTAGGGCAGAATACAGAAAGTATAATTGAGCAAATACAGTCACCCATGGTGCCAACATCAATAGCAGAGACTGTTTCTCCTCAAACGCCAGTCTCCCCAGCCCCTAAACCGAAAACAGACCTAGCAAAGATGCATTTCAAGAAGCAAATTCTCAGTGTCTCTGTTACTGAAGAGAAACCGACATCCAGCATCGTGCCACAGGAACCACACTCTTCTGAACTGCAGGTTCTGATGAAATCCTCAAGTAAAAGTGGAACGGAATTCCCCACACCCCAGCCTCAGAATATTATCAGTGACTGCCCCTCTGAGAATGCTCACACAGAAGCGTCTGAGACGAGGGTAACCCCTAGCCTCAAAAAGCCAACTGAATCCTcaggaaaagatggagagagttcCAGCAGCAATGAGCAGGATAATAAGGTATACAAAAGGAAAACCAGGTCCCAATCTGATAGCGCTCCCCCTGGCTCAGAATCTGATGGCGATTCAGTCCAGATGTCTTCCAGCCACAAGTCAGTTGAATCCAAAAGTAAAACAAAGCCAGACAGCAGAAGCAAGGAGGTAAAAAAGTCTTCCTCTGGGTCAAATGtcgaggaaaaggaaaaaagttcCTCTAAGCGGTCAGAGAACCGCGAAAGGTCTTCTAGTTACTCAAAATCAGACCGTGATTCCAGACACACATCATCACGCTCATCTCGTTCAGACAAAGATCGCAGAAGGTCCAAGTCTAGATCACGGTCTAGATCAAGAGGCTCTCGGACAAGTTCATCCCACTCCAGATCAGACAGATCCAGGGGCGAGAGAGGGTCGCGCTCTGATAGGTCATACTATCATGATTCTGACCGGAGGTCACACAGGAGCTCTCcacgcagagagagaagaggctcTCGTTCCCGTACTGACAGAACCCGGGACAGTTCTGACTCTGAAGATGACCATAGGAAGAATCGGACAAGGACAAGTGACTCCAGTAGATCATCCACCCATTCAAGTTCACAGAAAGACTCAAAATCATCTTCCTACTTGAAATCTGAGAAAGACTCTAAATCTGTAGATTCTCCTCACTCTTCAGAGATggataaaagaacacaatcaTCAAAGTCTGAAAGAGCTTCAAAGCGAACATCGGACTCTGATTCCCAACGCAAGTGCTCTCCTGAACTTGAGTCTAATTACCGTAAATCTAGCACCCATCACAAGTCAGAGACCAACGTTAAATCCACTTATTCAAGTCTGCACACCCATTCTCAAACATATGAAAGAAGACGCCAAAAAAGTAGCTCCAGTGACTCTGAGGTGGATCATAAAGGAAAGTCACAGGCCTCTGACAGAAGCTCTGGCTCTGAGGAGACCTGTAAAACCTCCCAAAAGAAAAGCAGTAAGCCAGACTCAAAGCAGGTGACTCCCTCTAAGTCATCTGTGAAAACAAGTGGAATTGATAGACAATCAAAAGACATATTTCACAGCCCTAATAAGATACCAACACATTTAAGCCCCACAGAATCCCACTCTCAGAACGAAAAAGAAAAGTCAGATTCCCAACTAGATGGTACATGCCAGAGAAAGGAACAAGGCAACAAGGATGTCAAGGAGATGGTCTCATCCCTTGATAAGAATTTGCAAGAAGCATCTCCCAAgagaataaaagaaacaaaGTCAAGTACTGAAATTGAGAATATGAATGCCTCACCTATAACCTCTCAGAACATTTATGGTGGAAGCCTGCAGCATGTAAATGCTGCCCCAGGAACCTTGGCCATTGTGAAGGATAGCCTGTGTTCTAATAATCTACCAAATGTGGACTCTAATGCAGCTATCTTACATTTATGCCGTAGTAATGATAGTATAATATCCAGCCAGGACAACAACGTTGTTCAGTGTTCATTGGGGCCAAAATCCTTACTTGCTACAGCAGATTTACCTGTCACAGATCATGTCCAGCAGAACACTATGCCAGAGAATACTCAATTGAATAAATATGTGACTATCAACATGCAATCTTGCACAAGCATAGCTCTCAAATCTGATTCATTACATCTTGAATCTGAGAATCAGCTGACGCATACAAGTGGACAGCAGAACACTGATTCAGTTAAGAAAAGCAGCAGTAATACAAAAAAGTCTCGTTGGGATATTGTTGGGCAGGACACCTCAGACAGTGATAATTCTCAGAAGGTACTTTGCGCAGAGACTAAGCCTACTGTTAAAAAGGTGATTTCGGTCAAAAAAATAGAGTTTTCTAAAGAAGTCAGCCAACAAGACTCATCTGGAATAAAAGATGATATTCGGCGAGAAGCTGAGATACATTCCAAAACGGTGAAGCAGGCAGAGACCACTAAGCAGGAAATCAGCTCTGACAGCATATCTATGAAAGGTGCATGCAAAGACCAAAGTGAGCCTTCACAAGCAGGCACCAGTGCTGACCACTCTGACTTTAAACCCACAGTtaatcaaaacacaaacataggCGAACCTCTGCACATAAATGATACATCACAAGTTGACATAGTTATAGAGATGCAAAGTTGGAATGGTGATGGTCATGAAGAAAAATCGAAGGACAGTGCTCACAAGATCAAACCGGTTAAGAGAAAATTACTGAATCAGGATGGATCAGGAGGACAGAGTGAGGCCAGTGACAGTGACGACTCAGAGTATGACTCTGATTGCGGAGAGGCTATTAAACGATTGCACTCTGTAGTGGTAGTGCCAAAGAATTCTTCCCTAACATTGGATACACAGGACACGGGAGCCTCTTCATCTAGTCAAATGAATAGCTCAGAGCCACAGCATGCTAATAAAGCAGCTGACCTGAATATCAGTGAAGTCCCACATCAAAGGCAGGAAAGTGCTTCCACTGCATGTGGGGAGACCAGTGGTGCATGTGCTAATGTGAATGCGTCACCACATGACAGCATGTTGTGTCAATCCCAGAGTAATATGATTGATAGCACTAGTCAGTCAGAGGGTTCCAGCTCCATCAATGCCCAGCCTTACAAGACTCCTTATAACAGTGCCCATGAAAGACCAAAGATTAGTGCAACAGTGAACCAGATTCCTCCCCACAGCCTTGAGAATTCCAGGCAGTCTGAGCAAGGGCACAAACAGAATTATGTAAGTGTCAGAGATGGAAGGATGCACCCCCATTACCAACATGATGACTTCTCTGGTGCTGACAATATCAACAACAAGAATGGATTCAGCCTGGGTTGGGATTTCTCACAACCAGAGCAGCCCAGCAGTACATACCAGCAGCCTGATAGCAGTCATGGGCCACAGTTACTGAACCCTAAACAGACAGGAATCTCTCCCCCGGGACAGGAGTACAGGCAGAGTAATGCCTCCTGGAACCACCAACCCACAATCatgcagaccagcagaccacCCTACCTCCATGTGCTTGAACATTTTCAGGATGCGGCAGGTGAAGTTCATCCTGACTCTCTTACTAATGACCATGAGGAAGACAGTGGAGATAAAGCATTAAGTCTTAGTGAAACCGCAGTCGAATGCAATGGACCTCTAGGGTCATCAAGCTTTGTCCAAGGTCATGAAATAAGCAGCAACAGCAGGGGCTCTGCCAACGAAGGCTCTGCCATCCCTGACCCCCCTAGAGAAGACAACCTTAGGCCCCACAGAGGCAGGGGGCCTCCCAAGAAAAGGCGTCCAGAGATTGAGTCAGATTCAGACAATGAGGCAGAACCTGGGCCTGCGGTCAAAAGGGAGCGTCAAGGAGAAACGGATGTCTCTAAGGAAACTCCTGTTAAGGCTGAGGTGAGCCGCCCTTTACTCACTCTGCAGGACTTTCAAGATTCCAATAAATGGAGAGAGATGTCCAAGATTAAAAAGATGCCCCCTTATTTTGACTTGATTGAAGAGAACCTGTATCTAACTGAGAG AAAAAAGAGCAAATCTCATCGAGATATCAAGAGAATGCAATGTGAGTGCTCAATGCTGTCCAGAGAGGAGCGGTCTCGTGGAGTATTGGCTTGCGGGGAGGACTGCTTAAACCGACTGCTGATGATTGAGTG CTCATCACGGTGCCTGAATGGAGTGTACTGCTCTAACCGACGCTTTCAGATGAAACAGCATGCAGACTTTGAGGTTATCCTCACAGAAGACAAGGGCTGGGGATTACGTGCAGCTAAAGACTTGTCTTC AAACACCTTCGTACTGGAATACTGCGGTGAGGTGTTGGACCACAAGGAGTTCAAAACAAGGGTGAAAGAGTATGCTCGCAATAAGAACATCCACTACTATTTCATGTCTTTAAAGAATAATGAG ATCATTGATGCAACACTGAAGGGTAATTGCTCTCGATTCATGAACCATAGCTGTGAGCCCAACTGTGAGACCCAAAAG TGGACTGTCAACGGTCAACTTAGAGTTGGGTTCTTCACCACCAAGGCAGTCACTTCAGGAACTGAACTGACTTTTGATTACCAATTCCAGCGATACGG CAAAGAGGCCCAGAAATGCTTTTGTGGAGCTCCTAGCTGCAGAGGCTTCCTGGGTGGGGAGAACAGAGTTAGTGTTCGAGCAGCTGGAGGGAAGATGAAGAAAGACCGCAGTCGAAAGAAGGATACAGTGAGCGCTCTTACTACG gtgGACGAGGAGCTGGAGGCACTACTGGAGAACGGAGAGGGCCTGTATGATGAGAAAGAGGTGGTGTCTCTCTGCAGACTGATGGTCCGAGTGGAGACCATGGAGCAGAAACTCATCTGTCTCAAACTGATTCAA GATACTCAGAATCCATCATGCCTGAAGCAGTTCCTAGACCACCATGGTTTGTCGTTGCTGTGGATCTTCATGGTTGAGCTGTCTGAAGCTAAGGGCAACAGTGCCAACAACATCAAACTGCAGTTTGCG ATTATGAAGACCCTAGCTGTGCTACCCATCTCTACTAAGAACATGTTGGAGGAGAGCAGAGTCCTGACCTTCATTCAGCGATGGGCACAGACACACGCTCTCCCACAGCCTGCTGAGATGGACGACTACTCCAGTGAGAACACGTCACGTGCTCAAACACCCCTCAACACCCCTGACGGTTCCTCCACCAAACTGGGACCAGAATTGGACAGTGACACCCCCAAACGGGCTGTGTACCGCCGCCTCAAAATCATCAGTGAAAACAGTCTGGACAGTGCACTCTCTGATGCCAGCAAAGCATCTGATGGgaaggaggacgaggaggaggaggatgaggaggaggaagatgaatcTTCACGTGCTGGACTGCCTGATGGAAAACAGGTGAAGGCAGACCAAGTAGATGAAGCTGCAAATCCTGCAAAGGAACCAACGGAAGAATCAGTCAAAGAGTTGACAGTGGAGAAACAAGAAGAGGCAGAAACGACTCCAAGCATTGAGCTCCAACCTCAAACACAGGAGGTGAAAGACAAAATGGAGGAGTTGGAGATAGAGAAGAAGGATGTTGACATGAAAGAGGATGTGAGTGAGGCTCTGCAGGATGCAACTGAAGGGCCAAAGGAGACTTGTGACGAACAGAAGGAGAGTGGGGAGGAGCAGACCAGTcaggcagtggaggaggagaagaaggtaGAGGTTGAAGGAGAGCAGCCCACCATTAAAATTCAAGAGCCTGAGAGCGAGTCCACCCAAATGGAAGTTACTGATGCTCCGTCTGAGCCGCCTGCAGAGCATATGGAGATCCAGGCAGAGACAAAAGAGGCTGAGAAAGCTCCTGGCAGTGAGGAGCAACCTGGTGAATCTACCACTGATGTTCCCCCCAGCTCTGAGACCCCAGAGGCCAGTATAGCCTCTGAGAGCACAGTGGCCCCAATGGAGCCCTCAGTGGTGGGAACTCCTTCtcaggatgaggaggagggtgtcTCAGATGTGGAGAGTGAGAGGAGTCAGGAGCCCCAACTCAGTGCTGTGGACATTGGTGGTATGGCAGCCAGGCTCCTGGAAAGCTGGAAGGACCTGAAG GAGGTGTACAGAATACCAAAGAAAAGTCAGGTGGAGAAGGAAGCAAATG ATCGCAGCCGAGATCGAGATGCAGCTTTGACGCCACGCACCCCTTCTGGTAGCCGAGAGCGtgaaagggagcgagagaaggagagggagagggagcgcgaccgagaccgagaccgagaccgggaccgggaccgggactatgacagagacagagacagagatcgagactgggacagggacagagaccgGGAGCGGGACCGGGAGCGGGACCGGGACAgggaccgggaccgggaccgggacAGGGACCGTGATCGAGCTTCTGACAAAACCCCCCGCAGTACGGAACGACGGAGGAGACGCTCTACTTCTCCACCACCCTCATCCTATGAGAGGAGCAGCCGACGTACTGAGGAACG GTTTGACCCATCGAACAGCAACAAGACACCAAGGGTGGTTGGTGGGAAGGAGCGTAACAAGCTGTCCACAGAGGAACGCAGGAAACTGTTTGAGCAGGAGGTTGCTCAGCGGGAAGCCCAGAAACAACAGCAgcttcaacagcagcagcagcagctccagactATGGCTTATGACCCCAGTCTGGCCTATGCCTCCAGCCCCGGCTTCATCACCTACCCTCCTGGATACCCCATCCAGACCTTCGTGGACCCCACCAACCCCAACGCAGGAAAAGTATTGCTACCTACCCCTTCAGTGGAGCCCATGGTTGCCACCCTGAACTATGAACAGACTCCTCCCCAGCCTCTTATCTCAGAGCTGGGACTgacctctccttcctccacttCCCAGGCCCCTCCAGTCTCTAGCCTCTCTCAGCACATCACCACCAACCCACTGGAACTCGCCCCCGGCGCCCCCCAGCAGTATGCCCAGCCAACTGTAGCAGCCCAGGACGCAGGGGTCGCCGTCCTGTCTGTCCCTGCCCAGACAGCCCCTCAGGTGCAGGGCCAGCAGAGCTACACCACCCTGTGGGACCCCACCACTCAGCAGGCAGTCACTGTGCAGACCCAGCCAGCGCAGCAGTATGCTGCAGCCCCAGCACAGGCTCAGACGCAGACGGCCATCTATTACCAGGGCCAGCCATGCCAAACCATCTATAGCATCCCCACTGCCTACCCTCAGGCCAACACTCCCGTCATACAG GCATACACTGAGCCCACTGCCAGCTACCTGCATGGCCAGCCTGTGTATACAGGCCACCAACAAGGAGTGGTGGTGCAGCAGGGAGGCACAGTCACCACCATTGTCACATCCCAAACTGTCCAGCAG gaAATGATTGTACCCAACAATGTGATAgacctgcctcctccctctccacccaaGCCCAAAACCATTGTCCTACCTCCAAGTTGGAAAGTGGCTCGGGACCCTGAAGGCAAGATCTACTACTACCACATTGTCACAAG GCAAACACAGTGGGACCCTCCAACCTGGGAGGGCAGCAGCGATAATGCTAGCGTGGACCATGACTCTGAGATGGACCTGGGAACACCCACCTACGATGAGAACCCCTCCAAG TTCTCCACTAAGACAGCTGAAGCAGACACCTCCAGTGAATTGGCTAAAAAGAGTAAAGAGACGTTTCGCAAAGAG ATGTCCCAGTTCATAGTGCAGTGTCTAAACCCTTATCGAAAGCCAGACTGCAAATTAGGACGCATCAGCAACACGGATGACTTCAAACACCTGGCTAGAAAG CTAACTCACGGTGTTATGAATAAGGAGTTGAAAGCTTGCAAGAACCCCGAGGACCTCGAGTGTAATGAAAATGTGAAGCACAAGACCAAGGAGTACATCAAGAAGTACATGCAGAGGTTTGGCTCCGTGTACAGgcccaaagaagacacagagtTGGACTAG